CGGTTGAAGGGTTGACTGCCGGCAGGCGCGGCTTAAGCTGTTGATAGATTTCTTGAGCGGTCAGGTGAGCCCGCTCGTGGTTCAATAGTTCCAGGATAATCAGTTCGACCGAGCTTGTCTTCATCTCTGCTTAAATTATAACAGGGCTGTTCAAGCGCGTGCTGCAGGTTGTGCCTAGCATCTACCCTGTACCGCCAGGCTTACCTGGTATTCATGGCCTGTCCTGACCGACCAGAAGGTCGGCGATACGTCAGAAAGTACCGCCAGGCTTTCCTGGGATCCGCCGCCTGATCTGACCGACCGCGAGCAGGCGAACCTACCAATCTGCTGCAGATATAATGCAAATACTTGCATTTACAACTATTTTCTGTTATAATCAGTGGCGCAAACATGGAAGAGCCTGTTGATAAATGGATCTGGCTTGCAACCCGCTGATCCTCTACCTGTATCTCTTCCACAATCTTTTCGAAAAGGAGCGCATCGATGAAAAAATCTTTGCTGAAGGTTGTCCTGTTTGCTCTTTTCGTTCTTTTTCTTGCAACTGCCTGTCAATCTCCAGACTCCCCTCCACCATCTTCAATGGAGACCCATTCACCTATCCAAACGTCCTCAGTGGAGCAACCCTCTGCTGCCGAACCTGACCCGTCCAGCCAGGGGCGGACGCTAACGCTGGCGATTGGCGGCGAGAGCAGTGATGGCTACGACCCGACCCTGGGTTGGGGACGCTATGGTTCGCCGCTCTTCCAAAGCACCCTGTTGCGACGGGATGCTGATTTGAATATCGTCAACGACCTGGCAACAAAGTATACCGTTAGCGAAGATCGTCTGGTCTGGACGGTAGACATCCGCACCGATGCCAGATTTTCTGACGGACAACCTCTGACGGCAAGGGACGTGGCTTTTACCTATAACCAGGCCGCTAAGAGCGGGGGACTTACAGATCTTTCTATTCTGGATCAGGCGATCGCCGTGGATGAGGACACGGTTGAACTGCGTTTGAAACAACCGGCCAGCACCTTTGTGAATCGTTTGATCTCCTTAGGCATTGTCCCGGAACACGCCTACGGCGAGGGGTATGCGCGCAAGCCGATTGGCAGCGGACCTTATCAACTCGTTCAGTGGGATGAAGGACAACAACTGATTGTCGAGCCAAACCCTTACTATTATGGAGAGAAACCTCAATTCGACCGCATTGTCTTCTTATTTACCTCTGAGGATGCCGCTTTTGCAGCTGCCAAAGCCGGGCAGGTTCAGGTCGTTTCCGTGCCTCCGGCGCTGGGAAAACAAACCCTCGCCGGGATGCATGTGCTTCCAGTTCAATCGATTGATAACCGCGGCATCATGTTTCCTTATGTGCCTGACACTGGTGAGAAAGACGAGGAAGGTAATCCGATTGGCAATAATGTCACCTCCGATCTCGCCATCCGGCGGGCAATCAATTATGTCATCGATCGCAAGGCGCTGGTGGAGGGCGTTTTAGAAGGTTTTGGCGCCCCCGCTTACGGGCCAGCTGATTTTGTCCCCTGGTGGGAACCAGAATCGGCGATTCAGGATGCCGATCCTCAAACCGCCCAACAAATCCTGCAAGAAGGCGGCTGGCAAGATACTAACGGAGATGGCATTCTCGAGAAAGGCGATCTGCAAGCCAGTTTCACCCTGGTTTACCCGGCTTCAGATAGCACGCGCCAATCGCTGGCACTTGCCGTTGCTGACATGGTCAAAGCCATCGGTATTCAAATTGAATTGCGGGGTGCCAGTTGGGACGAGATCGAAACCCTGATGCACAGCAACGCAGTCTTATTTGGTTGGGGAAGCCACGACCAGACCGAAATGTATAACCTTTACCACAGTTCCATGCGAGGCAACGGCTGGTACAACACCGGCTTCTACGCCAACGAACAGGTGGACACCTATCTGGATCTGGCGATGGGCGCTCCCTCCGAAGAAGAAGCCCTGGTTTACTGGCGAGCCGCCCAGTGGGACAAGAAAGGGGTTGGCTTCACCGCCAAAGGAGATGCCGCCTGGGCGTGGTTAGTGAACCTTCAGCATGTCTTTTTTGTGTCCGACTGCCTGGACGTGGGTAAACAACAGATTCAACCTCACGGTCATGGCTGGCCGATCACCTACAACATTACTGAATGGAAATGGACATGTAAATAATCCCCTCCCTTCCTTCCTTCGCGGGTCGTCTCTCTGAGGCGACCCGCCCGATTCTCCCTCAAGAGGCAGACGATGAACTTTCTCCGCTATTTGATCAACAAGCTGTTGCGCCTGCTTTTGCTCCTGTTTACGATGTCAGCTCTATCTTTCACGCTGGTGAGTTTATCCCCCATCGATCCGGTGCAGGCTTATGTGGGGGCAGAAATGATGCGCATTGGAGCCGAGCAACGCCAGCGCATTGCCGAGCGCTGGGGGCTGAATGACCCTCCTCTGGTGCGTTATACGCGCTGGTTGAGCAGCCTGCTCAGAGGAGACCTGGGCACTTCAGCCATCTATAATCAACCGGTGAGTCAGGTCATCCGACAGCGATTTTTGACCTCGTTAGGGTTGATGGGCAGCGCCTGGGCACTTTCAGGTATTTTTGGGTTTTTCCTGGGAGTGATCAGCGGGGCAAAGGCAGGCTCATGGCTCGATCAAGCCATTCGTTTCTACGCCTATCTGCTGGCTTCGACGCCCACTTTCTGGCTTGCACTGCTCTTGCTGATCGTCTTTGCCGTGTTCTTGAAGTGGGCGCCCATCTGTTGTGCGACTCCGCCGGGTGTTTTGCCCGAACAGGTCACCCTTGCCCAACGCCTGCACCATCTTGCCTTACCGGCGCTCACCCTGAGCATTATCGGCATTGCCAACATTACCCTGCACACCCGCCAGAAGCTCATCAACGTTCTGAACAGTGATTACGTTCTCTTCGCCAGGGCGCAAGGAGAGAGCTTATGGGGTATCCTCTGGCACCATGGCCTGCGCAACATCTCGTTACCGGCCATCACCCTGCAGTTTGCCTCCCTGAGCGAACTCTTTGGAGGTTCGGTGCTTGCAGAGCAGGTTTTTGCCTATCCTGGCTTGGGACAGGCGACGGTACAGGCTGGTTTACGCAGCGATGTACCCTTATTACTGGGGATCGTTTTATTCACCACTCTCTTTGTCTATACCGGTAACACCCTGGCAGATATTCTCTATCACTTCATTGATCCGCGCATTCGATTCGGAGGAGAAGCATGAATCTCGAAATCTCCACGCCGGCAGAACTGCGGCTCAGGTTGATTCAGACCCGGGAAAGATATTTTAACCGCCGCCGTCAAACGCTGTTCCTGATCGTGCTGTGTGTGGTGTGTCTGGGGGTGATCTTTGCCGGCAGCAGCCAGGCCGCGATCGCCAATCAGACCAACCTGAGCGCCCGCAATCAGGCGCCCTCCCGGGCGCATCTTTTTGGCACCGACTGGTTGGGACGGGATATGTTGGTGCGCACCTGGAGCGGGCTGAGCCTGAGCTTGAGAGTAGGTTTTCTGGCAGCCCTTTTCAGTTCGATCATTGGTCTGGCGATTGGTCTGGTTGCAGCAACCTTCGGAGGCAAAGTCGATGCCTTCTTTTCCTGGTGGATCGATGTCTTTCTCAGTTTACCCCACATGGTGGTGTTGATCCTGCTGGCTTTTGTCAGTGGTGGGGGTTTAACGGGCGTGGTCATCTCGGTTGCCTTGACGCACTGGCCGTCTCTGGCTCGGGTGATCCGGGCGGAGGTCTATCAGGTGCGGGCGGCTGACTATGTGCGCCTCTCGCAAAAACTGGGGCGTTCTTCGCTCTGGATTGCTCGCCATCATATCCTGCCGCACGTCTTACCTCAATTTCTGGTCGGGTTGATTTTGCTCTTTCCTCATGCCATCCTGCACGAGGCCGGCATCACCTTTATCGGCATTGGGTTATCTCCGCATCAACCGGCGATTGGCATCATCTTAGCCGAATCGATGCGCCATCTCTCGACCGGATACTGGTGGCTGGCAGTCCTGCCAGGCGCAGCTTTGCTGGCAATGGTTAAGGTGTTCGATATTCTCGGTGAAAATGTGCGCGCTTTGCTCGATCCGCGCACTGCTCAGGAGTGATAGACATGCTGGACGTGCGCCACTTATCCATCCACTTTCATCGCTACAATCAAGGGTTACGCCGCACCATCCTCACCCCGGTGGTGGATTTAGATCTGCAAGTGAGAGGAGGAGAGATCGTCGCCGTGGTTGGTTCGAGCGGCTCTGGAAAAAGCCTCCTGGTGCATGCTGTTCTTGGCATCCTGCCTTCCAACGCTCAGGTGGAGGGAGAAATCTGGTATCAAGGGCAATTGCTCACCCCCGAACGTCAGGCAATCCTGCGCGGCCGCCAGATCGCCCTGATCCCTCAATCGGTCAGTTTTCTCGATCCGTTGATGCGGGTTGGCGCGCAGGTGCGCCGGGCGGCGCACCTGAGTGGTAAGAATCGCCATTCAGTCGACGCTCAAAGGGCAATCTTCCAACGCTACCAACTTCCTCCTGAAGCGGAAAACTGGTATCCTTTTCAATTGTCGGGAGGCATGGCGCGCCGCACGCTTGTTGCGATGGCCGTCGTTGGCGAAGCCGAACTCCTGCTGGCAGACGAACCGACACCCGGCTTACACCCCGAGGTGGTGCAGGAGACGCTCAACCACCTGCGTCAGCTCGCCGATGAAGGACGGGGCGTGGTTCTGATCACCCACGACATCCAGGCTGCCTTGCAGGTCGCCGATCGCATCGCTGTCTTCTACGCCGGCACAACCGTGGAGATTGCTCCGCGGACAGCTTTTTCAGGTAAGGGGGAGGGTTTGCTGCATCCGTACACCCAAGCCCTCTGGCGCTCTTTACCTCAGAATGAGTTCGTTGCGCTGCCGGGCATGCAACCATCGCCGCAGGACTTGCCAGCCGGGTGTCTGTTTGCCCCGCGCTGTCCACTTGCCACCTCAGAATGTTCTCTGGAACGACCAGCCATGCGAACCTTAGCCCAAAATCAGGTGAGGTGTATCCATGCTCAAGGCTGAACGCATTTCTTTCCGCTATAACCCCAAACAGCCCTGGATTTTACAGGATTTTGATCTGGCTCTCTCGAACACAGAACGAGTGGGGATATACGGACCAAGCGGCTGTGGAAAGACCACCCTTGGACGCATCCTGGCGGGCTACCTCCAACCTCTGAGACTGTCGAAAAAGTGCTGCGAATCCCCGGCGGAGGAGTGGGGTTATGACAGGCAGAGGAAATTATGGCAAAATACAAACCCTGTAACTACGCCCAAATGGTGATGCTGCCGATTAGCCTGGAGA
This region of Anaerolineae bacterium genomic DNA includes:
- a CDS encoding Dipeptide-binding ABC transporter, periplasmic substrate-binding component; translated protein: MKKSLLKVVLFALFVLFLATACQSPDSPPPSSMETHSPIQTSSVEQPSAAEPDPSSQGRTLTLAIGGESSDGYDPTLGWGRYGSPLFQSTLLRRDADLNIVNDLATKYTVSEDRLVWTVDIRTDARFSDGQPLTARDVAFTYNQAAKSGGLTDLSILDQAIAVDEDTVELRLKQPASTFVNRLISLGIVPEHAYGEGYARKPIGSGPYQLVQWDEGQQLIVEPNPYYYGEKPQFDRIVFLFTSEDAAFAAAKAGQVQVVSVPPALGKQTLAGMHVLPVQSIDNRGIMFPYVPDTGEKDEEGNPIGNNVTSDLAIRRAINYVIDRKALVEGVLEGFGAPAYGPADFVPWWEPESAIQDADPQTAQQILQEGGWQDTNGDGILEKGDLQASFTLVYPASDSTRQSLALAVADMVKAIGIQIELRGASWDEIETLMHSNAVLFGWGSHDQTEMYNLYHSSMRGNGWYNTGFYANEQVDTYLDLAMGAPSEEEALVYWRAAQWDKKGVGFTAKGDAAWAWLVNLQHVFFVSDCLDVGKQQIQPHGHGWPITYNITEWKWTCK
- a CDS encoding Dipeptide transport system permease protein DppB; the protein is MNFLRYLINKLLRLLLLLFTMSALSFTLVSLSPIDPVQAYVGAEMMRIGAEQRQRIAERWGLNDPPLVRYTRWLSSLLRGDLGTSAIYNQPVSQVIRQRFLTSLGLMGSAWALSGIFGFFLGVISGAKAGSWLDQAIRFYAYLLASTPTFWLALLLLIVFAVFLKWAPICCATPPGVLPEQVTLAQRLHHLALPALTLSIIGIANITLHTRQKLINVLNSDYVLFARAQGESLWGILWHHGLRNISLPAITLQFASLSELFGGSVLAEQVFAYPGLGQATVQAGLRSDVPLLLGIVLFTTLFVYTGNTLADILYHFIDPRIRFGGEA
- a CDS encoding Dipeptide transport system permease protein DppC, which produces MNLEISTPAELRLRLIQTRERYFNRRRQTLFLIVLCVVCLGVIFAGSSQAAIANQTNLSARNQAPSRAHLFGTDWLGRDMLVRTWSGLSLSLRVGFLAALFSSIIGLAIGLVAATFGGKVDAFFSWWIDVFLSLPHMVVLILLAFVSGGGLTGVVISVALTHWPSLARVIRAEVYQVRAADYVRLSQKLGRSSLWIARHHILPHVLPQFLVGLILLFPHAILHEAGITFIGIGLSPHQPAIGIILAESMRHLSTGYWWLAVLPGAALLAMVKVFDILGENVRALLDPRTAQE
- a CDS encoding Dipeptide transport ATP-binding protein DppD — protein: MLDVRHLSIHFHRYNQGLRRTILTPVVDLDLQVRGGEIVAVVGSSGSGKSLLVHAVLGILPSNAQVEGEIWYQGQLLTPERQAILRGRQIALIPQSVSFLDPLMRVGAQVRRAAHLSGKNRHSVDAQRAIFQRYQLPPEAENWYPFQLSGGMARRTLVAMAVVGEAELLLADEPTPGLHPEVVQETLNHLRQLADEGRGVVLITHDIQAALQVADRIAVFYAGTTVEIAPRTAFSGKGEGLLHPYTQALWRSLPQNEFVALPGMQPSPQDLPAGCLFAPRCPLATSECSLERPAMRTLAQNQVRCIHAQG
- a CDS encoding peptide/opine/nickel uptake ABC transporter (PepT) family, ATP-binding protein → MLKAERISFRYNPKQPWILQDFDLALSNTERVGIYGPSGCGKTTLGRILAGYLQPLRLSKKCCESPAEEWGYDRQRKLWQNTNPVTTPKW